ccagcagcaggagaggtgaAGACACAGGGACAAtggcagggaaggagctgggtCAGACTCTATTGCAAAGAATGCACCCTCTCATCTGGCAATGTGAACAAGTCTCTCACTCATCCTCTAACTCCTCCACCTACCCTCAGAACAAGTGTGATGGCCAGCCCTGTTAAGAGCAACTCATTTGTTAGGCATATTTAAAACCTGAGATGCCCCAGTCACAGGAGTCATGGAAAATCCTTGAGTTCACATGGCTcctgcttctctccttcctcccttgtTGCCCCAAGACACAGCAAAAATTCCCAGCAAAAGCATCCATAATAAATGCAGAGCAGAGCCCCATCCATCACCCAGCCTTATCTTCGTATTCCTGAGTCACCTGAAATGATCCTGCaaaagaatttttcaaaataccCTTCTGCCTTTTCTAACTTTTTGATGATGGAGAGAGAAAACTTGAGAAATTGCTAGGCTCTTGGTTTAttactttttcccccttcccattTGTGGGGGTTTCTTTTGAATGTCACTACTTCTTATTTCCTACATCATATAATTTGGGGACATTCAAGTAAATAAAACCTGCCAAATTCAAAACATACAGAACCCAAACAGTTTTCATACAGCAGGGAATTAGACTGTCGAGTTCATTGCCCTAAATGATCTTTCAGGCCAAAGAATTAGCCAGATTCCCACATGAAGTGCATATTTATACAGCACCAAGTGTTTCCAGAGTTAATGCTAATGATGCATTGGTGAGGACAGTACACTGGAGCTGAAGGTAACTCCTGACAATTTGAAACCCGGTGTAGGGACAGACTTCCATCTGCTCAGTAAGCTTTCTGTGTCTTCCTTTGAAGCAGCAGCTTCTTCTCCAGTTCAGGAGAGCGCACTGGTTATGTAGTCCCAGTTCAGGATAATTCTGCCTCTGCCTTCATTGGTGAGGAAAGCTTTTTATGGGGTTTGCTGCCCTTAATCTTTGAAAAAGGCATCTTTGTCCCAGCTGCTAATCAGTCACTGACATTCAAGTGATGGTTTGAAAAGTCAGCCAATAGCactgttttaaacaaaacactaTTCCCTTGCTAGTGTTCGTTTCTTGGCTCCTGTGACCAAGCCACTGCAGGACctttcagtctagagaagagctGAATTTCTTTCATGAAAGAACTCAGCAGAACTATATTTTAACCTTTCCAGGCTCTTCTTGCTTGTCCTACAGAGCAAGCTCACAAGCAAGACACAAGCTCAGATGTTTTCTCCCTTGCAGGGAAGTCAGTCTTAAACTAGAGGAAGAAAATCCAGGAGTGGGTGAAGATTCCCCCTGTTCAACTTCTTGTGCATGTGGTCCATGGCTTGTCTCAACCAGCTCCCTACATCCTTGACTATCCTGGAGGGCTCCGATGACTTTACAGAGGGGAGGGTCATGAAGTCTGGGTGCGCCCACTGGTTTCTTTAGGAGTCAAGAAGGCTGAGAGCCTCCAGGGATGCATTTCACTGCTTCAAAGGAATGAGCATCTAGTTTGCAGTCTAAAAgtcctcttctctttccctccttatccttaaaaaaaaaggagggctCTGAATCTGTGGCAAGCACCAAGCTTCTTGGAGAAAGTTGTCAGCACTAACGCACCCTTTCCACTCCCTACTGCAGTATTACCAGGCTGTGCAGGGCAATGCCTGCTTTAAAGTGGTTTCCCTTCCAGATGTTATGCTGCTGCTCCTTTTCATCTAGAAAATGGCCATCCTAGATGCTGGGCCCCCTCCCTGGGGCTTGGCGAGCTGAATGAGAGCATGCAGGTCTGCCTCGGTGGGTTCTCatgtgggaggagagggaggaactCTCTGGGAAGGTAGTTTTTAAGATCCTCTTCAGTAGACGGACTACCATCCTTGGCTGCCTGGAAGGGAAGAAGCAATATCTGAGAAAATGGGGAATGGCTCCTCTCAGTTCTGTACCTCTTGCGTCTGGGCGATGCTTTTGAGTGCTCAGTACCCTTGGGCTCCATCACCCAATTTCTTCAGCATCACTGCAATGAAGTGGAGCTCATTTTCCTTCATTGTGTCCAAAGTCCCAGCTGAAAACCGATGGAAGCCAGAGCATCCCAAAATCCCTCTATCTGAAACCGAAGCCCCAGCACTTCCCCAGGGACCGGACCTCCCACCCCACCGAGATGGGTACCGTGGGCCGGGCTGGGTGGACCTCCACCCTTCCTGCACAAAGCCTCCGCTCTCCCTTTTATAATGTTCAGATCCTTTTGAAATGTGAAtataggtttggttttttgttgttggtttttgttttgtctttttgctgAGTCTGTCCTGGCTCTTGGGAATAAATTAtgaccccccaaaaaaggaagaatacgttttatatatatgcaaaacAGTGTATTTATGTCCGATAGAAACAAAGATGTGTGGATATGCTGATGTGctcagaaatatatttatttactaaTATATTTATCCATGTACCCGGTCTGCTCgcctggttttgttctttgtacCGAGCCATCGGGGCTGTGCCTCCGTCCAACGCCACGGAAATAAGTCGCTCGGACGGCGGCCCCGGCGAGAGGGGCTGCGGCCCGCTCTGACGGCAGGCTCCGGCCGGGGCGCTGGGCCGGCTCTGTCCCTGTGTGGAGCCCCGGGGCCCGCCCGGGCGCTCCTGCCCGCCCCCTGCTCCCCTCGGCGGCTTCTCTGCCGCCCTCTGCCGGGCGCGGAggctgcggggcggcgggcggagcccACGCAGCCGCTgccgcctgccccgccgccgccaggcccAGCCCGACCCGGCCCCGCTCTGCGCCTGCGCGGCGGaagcgcgggcggcggcggcggcggcggcggcatggCGCTGGAGACCGTTCCCAAGGACCTGCGGCACCTCCgcgcctgcctgctctgctccctcgTCAAGGTGCGACCGGGACCAGGaccgctccccgcccggccccagccccggccctcCTGCCCCGGCGCGGGCCTTCCCCCGTCCGGCCCGGGCCCTTCTCCCCGCCCCCTCTACCGCCCGGCTCGGGCCTCCCTCGGCCTCCGGGCGCTTCCCCGCCCGGACggccttccccctcccttccGCCGGCGCAGGCCTCCCTGGCTCCCGCCGGCCCTGCCCGGCTCTCCCCTCCCTCCGCCAGCCCCTGCGGCCGCCCCGGTCCCGGCTGGCCCCCGAccctcctcccccggccccgcgctgacgcctctgtccccctcagaccATCGACCAGTTCGAGTACGACGGCTGCGACAACTGCGATGCCTACCTGCAGATGAAGGGCAACCGGGAGATGGTCTACGACTGCACCAGCTCCTCCTTCGACGGGTGAGtagggcccgggcccgggccggccACGCTCCCCGGGGTGCCTGGGGACGCCGACGTGGCACTGCCATGTCACCTGGCCAGGAAACATCACCTCACTCCCATCCCTCCCGCAGGATCATTGCAATGATGAGCCCCGAGGACAGCTGGGTCTCCAAGTGGCAGCGAATCAGTGAGTGGTTTTTCCCAGCTGGTTTGGGAGCCGGAGATCCCATTTCTCCAGCAAACCCTTCTCTGGGGTAGTGGGAGTTGCTATTCGGGCTGCAGAGGGGGTTTCTGCTCCCAAAGAGGGGGCATCCGTGCACGCAGAGGCTGTCAGGGATGCTTGCCCACCCGGCTGATGCTGTGCAGAGTaacacagtgttttctttcccccagGTAACTTCAAGCCAGGTGTCTACGCAGTGTCTGTGACTGGCCGCCTGCCCCAAGGTAACACTGTCAGCTCGTGTTAAGGGGAGGCTCCTGCATGGATGGCAGCTGAGGGATTATTCTGCACATTAGATGTTGGGGCTGTAGCCATCTCCGAGGTGACAAACTGGGAGGTGCATTGTGCTGTACCTGTGTGACGAAATCAGGATTTGGGGGTTCAGTGAACACTGTGTGTTTTGAACAGAGCACATGCCTTGTGGATGAAGGAGTTAGCAAGGTGACATCAAGAAGGAGATGCTGAACGGGAGGGTGGTTTCAGGGTTCTGCAGACAGGTTTTCTATGTGCAGTCATTCAGCACTATGCCTGCCAGAAGTTGATATTGAAGATGCTGCTGACTAAAACCTGTGACAGTAAGCAGGCTATCAGAGGGTTAGACTGTGATTAAAGGGTGACTCCAGAAAGTGGGTGCATTTCAAACTGTTCACCTACAGGGAAACGTGAAGGTTTGTCCATAGAAAAGAGTTTTGCAGGTTGGGATGCTGTTATGGCAATCTCGGTGAGCAGATACCCCTTTCCATCATCATACTGCACTGAGGGTTTACATTAAGGTGGGTTTGGTGCGGTTATAAATGGAGTGGAGGGTGTAGAGGATTGGCCTTACCCTCCGTAATGCAGAAACTGCATCATCCGTCTAGCTGAGAGCCCCTGCCCTGTACGTAGCCCCAGGGCAGACTCCTAACCTGTGCCCCTTCCCAGGAGTGCCGCCATCCCATATCCCTAGGGTGAAAGCTGCGCTTGTGTCTGGAATCGAAGGCTCCTTATTTCTGACCTGAGCTCCTCCATCTGTGGTGGGAAGGAGCTGCAACATCACAAGGCTTGAAGCCAAGGCCTGCTGGCACAGCTTTGGGCACATCCGAAATAACCGGAGTGCAGCAGGTGATGGCATGAGCTCGATggcggctgcaggcagggagcacaggGCAGCAGGCGGAGAGAGTACAGGTGGGAGATGCTGTCTTTGGTCTCTCTCAGCCCATTCTCACATCACGGGGAGGAATGAGAGGACTGGGGAGCATGGTAACCAGCAGGCTGCACTCGTGGGCCTTGCAAGCTGTCATTTGGCTGTCCCTTGGTGCGTGGCGCTGGTGAGAGCCACGCTGAACCCCATGGTGCTCCTCTGACGTCACTGTTCTTAAGGGGTTACTGAGAAGGTGGGACATGGCAGGCAGGTCACAGAAATGACTGAAAGATTGAAGTCGTACCCTTAAGAGCTTGACTGTTCAGCACAGTCATAATATTCAAACATTTTCAGATAGGAAATAAGGTAAATAAAATCTCTACCTGGTTCTTTCCCAAGGCAAAGCAAGAGTTGATGTTTGGGAGCTCTATCTAGAcatttaaactagaagagggaaCACTCTTAAGAGTTCTATTAGAAGAAATTAGGATGATTGTCCAGTTCTTAACCTCTGCAATGAAGGCTACATGACAGAGCAACCAGATTTTTTCAAGGCTCCTCATCCCTAAAGAATACTGAAATGTCTTTGTCTCCT
The Harpia harpyja isolate bHarHar1 chromosome 12, bHarHar1 primary haplotype, whole genome shotgun sequence genome window above contains:
- the SUPT4H1 gene encoding transcription elongation factor SPT4; amino-acid sequence: MALETVPKDLRHLRACLLCSLVKTIDQFEYDGCDNCDAYLQMKGNREMVYDCTSSSFDGIIAMMSPEDSWVSKWQRISNFKPGVYAVSVTGRLPQGIVRELKSRGVAYKSRDTAIKT